The sequence CGGTTCGCGATCGCGCTGCGGGACGTGTCCGCGGCCGCGCGGTTCGAGCTGGCCGACCGCTTCCGCGAGCTGTGCGAGAAGCACGGCTACAGCTTCTGGCTCGCCGACACGCGGCCGGGGCACCGGCAGGGCAACTGGTTCGAGGTCTACCACGCCGACGGCGAGTTTTCCCCGCTGTACAAGGGCGATCTCCGGTCCCGCCAGCGCATCGGCAGCTGCCTCCCGGTGACCTTCGTCGGCCCGGCCCGCATCGGCTCGACGCACGCGATCGTCTCGTTCCTGCAGCGCTACCCGCAGGTGGGCGTGGTCGGCTGCGCCGGCACGACGCTGTCCGACGTGGCGTTCGTCCACCTGCAGCTGTCGATCCACGGCGTGGCCGCGGACCGGCTGAACCGCATCCTGGCGAAGCTGCTCGGCGAGTCGTCGACCCCGGCCCGCCCGCAGAAGCTGCTGCGCGAGCTGTTCAAGCGCCTCGGCCTGCCCCCGGACCCCGACGACCCGGCCCCACCCGCCACCGACCCGACGGCCGACTACCAGACCTTCGCCGGCCCCGCGTTCACCTACCGCCCGTTCCAGATGCCGGACTGCCTGGCGGTGTGGGTGTCGTGGGAGATCGCCCGCCAGCACCAGGCACTGGCGGCGCCGCTGGATTGCCTGTACCGCGCACTGAGCCAGGTCGCGTCGGCGGGCGACCTGGCCACGGTGGAGTACCTCATCTGCCGCGCGACCGAGCAGTCGGTGATCCGCGGCAAGGCGAAGCTGGCGGTGCCGAAGTCGGTCCTGCGGCAGTTCGCTTCGGGCGGCACCGAGCTGCCGGCGTCGAAGCTGTGCGCGATGGTGGAGGAGGCGTGGAAGGCCCAGGTGGACCGGTCCGGAGTGGACGGCGTCAGCGAGCTGACGGTCGCGTGGCGCGAGTCCTGGCTCGGCCACTGGACGTACTCCTGACGCCTGCGCCGGCGCTTACCGCACCGCGCCGAGGTAGAGGACGAGCCCGAGGCCGACCAGGAGCAGCGGGACGACGACCAAGGTCCAGGCCAGCAGCCGCTTCAGCTTGTAGACGGCGACCAAGGTCTCGTACTTGATCTGCAAGTCGGCCTCGTCGGCGTCGTCCGCCTCGAGGATCCGGGCCACCACCTGCTCCATTTCGGTGCCGGCCCGGACCTCGTGCGCGGTCATGATGCCGAACTGCGCGAGTGTTTCAGCCATGGCGGTGACCTCCTGCTTTCCGCTGCTACTCGCAGGTCGTCCGCAGCGGCACCGCCGTTACTCCCGGCCGGCTTACAGGCGCTTCTTCACGTCCGGCTTGCCGTTCTTCTTAACGTCCGGCTTCGCGCTCGTCGCCGGGGTGCCGCCGATGTCGGACTCGATCGCCGCCGTCACGATGCGGTTGCGGTCGCCCGAAGACAGCACCCCGTTGCCCACCAGTTCCTGGGTCACTGCCTTCACGTGCTTCACGAAGGCGTCGTGCGACGCGTACTCCGCCGTCTCGTCGATGACGTCGTTGAGCGTGCAGCCGTTACCGATGTCGATGTTCTCCACCTGGCTGTCGACGCCGCCGATCACCACCGTGTCGCGGGTGTCGGAGTTCGGGCACGCGTCCGGCGGCGGTGCGGCCGCGACCACCGTGAACGTCCCCGACACCTCCGCCGAAACGTTCCCGGCGACGTCCGTGGCCCGCGAACGCACGGTGTGCGCACCCAGCGCGGGCACGACCACCGGGGCCGAATACCGCGTCCACGCTCCACTGTCCAGTTTGTACTCCACGAAGTCCACACCGGACTCCGCGTCGGAAGCAAGAACCGTGACAGTCGCCGAACCCACGTAGTTCCAGCCGCCGTCCTGCTTCCCGGTCACCTGAAGCGACACAGCAGGCGCAGTGGTATCCCCGCCGGCGACCACGGTGAACGCCACCGAACCCTCGGCGGACGCGTTCCCGGCGACGTCACGAGCGCGGTAGCCCACCGTGTGCGCACCTACCGCCGTCACGGCGACCGGTGCCGCGTAGGCGGTCCACGCCCCACCGTCCACCTTGTACTCCACCGCGGCGACCCCGGACCCCGTGTCCGAAGCCGTCACCGTGACCGTCGCCTTGCCGACGTAGTTGCCGTCGGAATCTTGCGTTCCGGCCACCGCGGCCGAAACGACAGGAGCCGTCGTGTCCCGCTTCACCACCGTGAAGCTGGACATTCCCTCCGGTGACGTGTTCCCGGCGGCGTCGGTGGCCCGGAAGTGGACCATGTGCGCGCCCGCCCCGGTCACCGCGACCGGTGCCGAATAGCCCGTCCAGGCACTGCCGTCGAGCTGGTACTCCACCGAAGCGACCGCGGAGTCGGCGTCGGTCGCCGTCAGGGTGACCGTGGCGACGTCGAGGTAGTTGCCCGCGGAATCCTTGTACCCCGACAGCGAGGCCGTCACCGTCGGCGGCGTCGTGTCGCCCTGCCCCTCGACGATCGTGAAGTGCGCCATCCCCTCTTCGGACGTGTTCCCGGCGACGTCGGTCGCCCGGTAGTGCAGCATGTGCATGCCCACCGCGGACACCACCACCGGCGCCGAGTACGCGGTCCACGTGCCGCCGTCGAGCTGGTACTCGACCGAGGCCACCCCGGAGCCCGCGTCGGTCGCGGTCAAAGACACAGTCGCCGACTCGATGTAGTTCCCCGCGGGATCCTTGTCCCCCGCCACCGCGGCGGTCACCACCGGCGGCGTGGTGTCCCCGGTGCCGTCGGAAACGACGAACTCGCCGACCATCGCGCTGTGGCCCGGGATCGTGCAGAAGTACCGGTACTTGCCCGGCGTGAGCGTCACGGTCGCTTCGTGCCGCCCGTTCTGCGGGTCGAACGGGTTGGCCAGGATGTTGAGCGAGACGTCGTGGTTGTAGCCCGGCGTCGAGGTGTCGAACGTCAGCGTGTGCGACATCCCGGTCGTGTTACCGGTGGCTTCGCTGTTCTCGAAGACGATGGTGGTCTCGCCGGGCAGCGCACCGGTGGGCGCGGACGCGTATTCGGTGGTGCTGTTGTTCCCGGTCCAGGTCAGCGTCTGGACCGGCGCCGCCACCGCGGGGGTGGCCAGCCCGAGCAGGGCGAGAAAAGCCGTCAGCAGCACGGCGATCAGTCGTGGGGACATCGCGGGAGAACCTTCCTGGGATGGGAGGGATGGGGGCCGGGCGAGCCCGGCCCCCATCGCGCTACAGCTGCCGCACCCGGATGTTGCGGAACTCGATCAGGTCGTTGTCGCTGTGGTTCTGCAGCCCGATGAACCCGCTGACGAACTGCCGCAGGTCGGTCGGCGGGTCACCCGCGCGCGACGACTGCTGGCCCGGCGTGTTGTCGAACTCGTTGATCACCACGCCGTTGCGGATCATCGTGTAGTGCTGCCCGACGACCTTGATCTCGTACTCGTTCCACGTGCCCTTCGGCCGGGCACCCGCCTGGTCGAGCGGGCGCGGGTCGAAGTTGTAGACCGACCCGGTCTTCTGCGGCTCACCGGAGTCGCCGTCGTAGATCTGGATCTCGTGACCGCAGTAGATCGCGACCCACGCCTGCGAGTCCCGCGCCGACCCGACCGTGCCGCAGCTGCCCGGCGGCCGCTGGGCCAGCGGTGTCCGCGGATCCGGGAACCGGACGAACACGCCGCTGTTGGCGCGGTTCGGATCCGGTGCGATGTCCTTGAACTGCACCTTCACCGAGAAGTCGCCGAACTGCCGCTGGGCGTACCACAGCATGCCCAGCCCGCCGGCCGAGCGGATCGACCCGTCGGGTTGCAACGAGAACTGACCCGAAGGCGCTTGTTCCCACGCTCG is a genomic window of Amycolatopsis lexingtonensis containing:
- a CDS encoding OmpL47-type beta-barrel domain-containing protein; this encodes MSPRLIAVLLTAFLALLGLATPAVAAPVQTLTWTGNNSTTEYASAPTGALPGETTIVFENSEATGNTTGMSHTLTFDTSTPGYNHDVSLNILANPFDPQNGRHEATVTLTPGKYRYFCTIPGHSAMVGEFVVSDGTGDTTPPVVTAAVAGDKDPAGNYIESATVSLTATDAGSGVASVEYQLDGGTWTAYSAPVVVSAVGMHMLHYRATDVAGNTSEEGMAHFTIVEGQGDTTPPTVTASLSGYKDSAGNYLDVATVTLTATDADSAVASVEYQLDGSAWTGYSAPVAVTGAGAHMVHFRATDAAGNTSPEGMSSFTVVKRDTTAPVVSAAVAGTQDSDGNYVGKATVTVTASDTGSGVAAVEYKVDGGAWTAYAAPVAVTAVGAHTVGYRARDVAGNASAEGSVAFTVVAGGDTTAPAVSLQVTGKQDGGWNYVGSATVTVLASDAESGVDFVEYKLDSGAWTRYSAPVVVPALGAHTVRSRATDVAGNVSAEVSGTFTVVAAAPPPDACPNSDTRDTVVIGGVDSQVENIDIGNGCTLNDVIDETAEYASHDAFVKHVKAVTQELVGNGVLSSGDRNRIVTAAIESDIGGTPATSAKPDVKKNGKPDVKKRL